GCTGATAATGTTGTCGGGAATAACGGAAGCCAACATGGTGACACACCACAACAGGAATACCCAACGGTTGATTCAGAGGCGTCGTCGCCTTCAAGTATTATATCAAGAGGGATGGAAAGTGTAGCCGAAAATGATTTTGACAGCAGGCAAATGGTTACTCAAAATGACAATAGCCAGGCTACAGAACTGGATGGCCCAGCTGTGCGCAAGACTAAAAGAAATTACCGAGTCAACATTCTCCGCTGCGAGAGCTTAGCTTCACTGGCGCCATCCACGCTGGAAAGATTACTTCTTAGGGACTATGACATTGTGGTCTCTATGATACCTTTTCCACCTTCATCAGTTCTACCCAGCACTGCAGGACCAGTACATTTCGGTCCGCCTTCTTACTCCTCAATGACACCTTGGATGAAGCTTGCCTTGTATACTTCTGGTAGCTGTGGCCCGCTCTCTGCTGTTTTCATGAAAGGACAGCGTCTGCGGCTGCTTCCCGAGCCATTAGCCGGTTGCGAAAAGGCACTAATATGGTCTTGGGATCACTCTGTGGTGAGTGGACTAGGAGGAAACTTTGAAGAGAACCTGGTAAGGGGAGGCCTTCTTCTGCACTACCTGAACTCAATGACAAGACATTCTGCCGTGATAGTGCAACCACTGGGCATAAAGGACCTTGATGAATCAGGAAACCTCGTAACCATGGATGTCCCATTGCCCCTGAAAAATGCTGATGGGTCAATCACATCCGCGTTAGCCGGAACTGATTTGCCTGAGGGGCAGATGTCAAATTTGACTGCCTTGTTGGAAGATCTATCCAGTAAAGTTGAGTTGAGCACGGTTGGTTACCTTCGCCTAGTAAGGCTTCACAGGGTAAGCGAATCTAGTGAACCTCCAGAGAAGGAAAGTTATGAGTGGATACCTCTGAACTTGGAATTCGGAATTCCTTTGTTCAATCCAAAGCTGTGTGAAAGAATATGTGAAAGGGTCGTCAACTCAAATATGCTTCAGAAAGATGATCTCACCGAACACTATGAGTCTATGCAGAcggtgaggaagaggttgcgcgAACTTTGCACTGAGTACCAAGCAACCGGTCCAACAGCAAGGCTATTAAATCAGCGGGGAGGCTCGAAGAACTCTCCGCGCCAACTCCAACTCATAAACATTGTGAGTGGAAGATGGAGTCCATTCCATGATCCATCATCGCCTACCCAAGAAGGGACGTCACCCGGTGAACACGTCAGGCTGAAGCTCGGAAGACGGCAGAAGTGCTTTACTGAAGTTCTGAGCTTTGATGGGAGCATCCTCAGGTATTTTCCAACGAAACTTGACAACAACATGGAACTTGTGTTATGTAGTTAATTAACAATGGTACTGTTGCAGCCCTAATTTTGTCGACGGCTCATCGCCATGTGCTTGATTTCTGATAGGTCCCACGCACTCACTCCCGTGTATGAGGCTGCTACAAGATCTGTCACTGAAGATCAACCATCCCCTTCTCCGAAAACTGATTCAGAAGATTCCGATACCAAGGATGTGGTCTTACCAGGAGTCAATCTCATATTTGATGGCGCTGAGCTGCACCCATTCGACATTGGCGCTTGCCTCCACGCCCGCCAACCCTTGTCATTGATAGCTGAGGCGTCGGCCGCGTCATTGGCCATGAAATGACTGATATGCATCTCAGCACGTTGCCATCACAAATTTTGTTCTGTTTAATCTATGCGCGGAATTGATTATTGTGTAGGACGACTCTCAGAATCAGGCTTTTTTAAGAGAAGATTTTGTTATGCCAGGGTAGTTTTTCCTTCTCTAGATGACAGACACTTTTTCCAACAGGGGATGAATGCCAGGTGAGTCTCCATGCACGAATCAATCTtactttctactccctccgttcctaaatatttgtttttttagagatttcaaatggattatcacatacagatgtatattatagacatattttagagtgtagattcactcagtttgctttgtatgtagtcacttgttgaaatctctaaaaagacaaatatttaggaacggagggagtagtagattgcATGTCCTCTACTTAGATTTTTCTTAGATGTTCTTTAAAAAGTTCATTATTGTGTTTTTTAAGAAGTTAAAAATTCAAAGTGACGGCATCAGCATGCTGCAACCGATAAACACCAACTTTTTTTTGGAGATAATGGGCAGCTACGCcctttcattcattcattcataaaTTGTTCATTACAGATAATAGTCCTGATTAAATCAGGGAACTCGTTAAACCGGAAGGACCAAACATCATGCTCTGCCGATTTAGCGAGAGCATGTGTTTGCCACATGCACCCTTCCCCGGTGATCATGTACCACCACACCAAAGGTTGCTCTTACAGATTGTGAGAAGATCGTTGCATCCACGGTGACGAGCATTGGCCCATGCGGTGGCGGATACCATTTTTGGCTTGACTTCAAGGTCCCACATCTAATGGAAGTGGTCGAGCTGACAAAATGCAGATTGATAAATTCAACATAAGCTATGATTTCCCACCACACGAAGAGGATGACTTAAAGCCTCACCATTTTGGTAAGCATTTCCATTTTCCCATATATGTCATATTGCCAAAGCCATAATGGCAGAGTGAAAAGTAGTGTTTGTTATCCACTCTAAAACCCATTGCCTAATGTGCATGAGACTTTTTAGTTTCAGGCAAATTCCATAATCTTTCTTTAAGTTCTTTTCAGATTTCCTTAACATAGTAGCACTGCAAAAAAAATGTTTAGTTTCCTCCCTATtgcacaacaacaatcataccttgTGGGAATTGATCTCACTTGGACTTGAACGCCTGTTGGGAGACAAGACATAGGATTACCCATAGTTCTCTCCACTTCTCATGTCCTCGTCAAATTTTTTCTGATAAAAGGCGCTTATTACTTAAaagtttaagcattacacccggcctctgcataactgagATGCACACAACCTCACTATGTCGAAGCTAAAAAAATAAGAATAAAGGCGAAATAAGTCGAGTCTGTATGCCGCCTAAACTGTAGGAGGGCAcatcctaagatcatgctgccatcgatgttgggtaaaagtatcacTCGCCGTGTGCTCCAAGCGTGTACGCACCTCCGTAAACATGTCTTGATTGTCCACATGTTTACATGTCTTGATTGTCCACATGTTGTAGAAACGACGTAAACGGGGTGTACTGGTACACCTGTAGATAATCTGCATAAGAGAAGTACTTTTATTGTTAAAAACCTTAGCATtcctacatagccaaagcgaccaaataactGCAAGCGCTCCCGTCCTAATGAGAATTCTAAACTTGTGACCAATCACATGTAATCAATTGCCAAAAAATGTTAGCAAACAGTACAtggaggatacaagccagaagctatttggatgaTTGACCATATGGATCAAGCTAATTGCATTGGAAGAACAAGTGTTTCATTGTTTCGTCATGATGGCAAAAAACACATTGCATATTTCCACGTCAAatcctcttaataaggttatctttggTAAGAATGACTCCTCAACGAAGATACCACACCAAGAttcaaagattttattcttaagcgATATCTTCATCTTCCATATCTTCTTATTATTGTCAACTGATACATCAGATTGGATCAGCGCTCTATACATTGAATCTACGGAGCATTTACCACTCACATTTGGATTACATCGAAATTCATCGACTCCATGTGATAAATGTACCATAGCGAGACCATTTATCAAATCATTCCACGATGCAAGTTTGGGGCCTATTAAATCTCGTTTGAACGTCATATTCGGAGGAAAGGATTCCAGAACCGTGGCGATAGTATCACCCTTATGATGAACAATATTATATAGAGCTGGATATTGTTCCCGTagtgtggcatttcctagccacttgtcctcccGGAATCTAATTTCCGATCCATCTTTAATAGAGAAGGATCCATAGCGGAAGAAGAATTTCTTCGTAGCCACTAGACCAGCCCAAAAGTGTGAGTCCCCAGGCTTCCAATATACTTGGGACACTGCCTTTGAGGCTACATATTTTCTCCttaggagggtttgccatacaTCATCCTCCGCCAGCAGCTTAAACAACCACTTACCGAGTAGGCTAGTATTCTTAACCTCAAGATCATGAATACCCAACTCTCCCTGGTCTTTGGGACGAAAACCATGCTTCATTTAGCCAGATGATATTTCTTTTTCTTGCTATCTctttgccaaaagaatcttgatcgaaAATAATCCAATCTATGCAAGACTCCTTTCGGAAGTTGGAAAAAGGATATCATATACGTTACCATAttacttagtactgaatttatgagaACCAACCTTTCACCCAGAGATAGcagtttacctttccaactgctTAACCTTTTTGTAGTCTCTCCTCGACGTGTTCCCATTCAAcatttgtgagtctccgataatgtatcgCTATCCTCAAATAGTTAATCGGAAACTGGCCTTGTCTGCACCCAAACAATTTAGCTTACACGTGGGCCTCGTCTTGAGCCTTGCTAAAACAAGACAACTCGCTTTTATGGAAGTTTATC
This DNA window, taken from Triticum aestivum cultivar Chinese Spring chromosome 1D, IWGSC CS RefSeq v2.1, whole genome shotgun sequence, encodes the following:
- the LOC123181733 gene encoding protein FAM91A1 isoform X5; amino-acid sequence: MRISAFKYYCDVLFEAMKNEQPYDSIPNFSAADALRITGVGRNEFIDIMNKCKSKKIMWKLSKSIAKELLPAQPADLAIEPWWGVRFVNFTLEEFKKLSEEETIAIDKICKEEVNSYVLFDPEVINCLYRRGGVYFDVPVYPEDRFRVSRLEGFVSNKDQSYEDPIEELLYAVFVVSSENATVAELAKTLQADLYQLQAAASFACRLGWAVKLLDTDSALRDSSATGLPSNVLGDDEEGSRMSINSERSCPELLSSDCDGPRKISGTAYVGFIVDANVTSYLMMGSLSPGLKSHAVTLYEAGKLGYSCIVDLCNDLASLEGKKFEGVLQEFANHAFSLRCFLECLLSGGTSPNESSDGNCQDDLSSPLSKKSIEEGADNVVGNNGSQHGDTPQQEYPTVDSEASSPSSIISRGMESVAENDFDSRQMVTQNDNSQATELDGPAVRKTKRNYRVNILRCESLASLAPSTLERLLLRDYDIVVSMIPFPPSSVLPSTAGPVHFGPPSYSSMTPWMKLALYTSGSCGPLSAVFMKGQRLRLLPEPLAGCEKALIWSWDHSVVSGLGGNFEENLVRGGLLLHYLNSMTRHSAVIVQPLGIKDLDESGNLVTMDVPLPLKNADGSITSALAGTDLPEGQMSNLTALLEDLSSKVELSTVGYLRLVRLHRVSESSEPPEKESYEWIPLNLEFGIPLFNPKLCERICERVVNSNMLQKDDLTEHYESMQTVRKRLRELCTEYQATGPTARLLNQRGGSKNSPRQLQLINIVSGRWSPFHDPSSPTQEGTSPGEHVRLKLGRRQKCFTEVLSFDGSILRSHALTPVYEAATRSVTEDQPSPSPKTDSEDSDTKDVVLPGVNLIFDGAELHPFDIGACLHARQPLSLIAEASAASLAMK
- the LOC123181733 gene encoding protein FAM91A1 isoform X1: MQQQMAATVEEQMMVKAIRDECPWETLPKRIQAALVSKDEWHRRIVDYCIRKRLPWNNCFARKVCKEGEYYEDLLRYLCRNLALYPYHLADYICRVMRISAFKYYCDVLFEAMKNEQPYDSIPNFSAADALRITGVGRNEFIDIMNKCKSKKIMWKLSKSIAKELLPAQPADLAIEPWWGVRFVNFTLEEFKKLSEEETIAIDKICKEEVNSYVLFDPEVINCLYRRGGVYFDVPVYPEDRFRVSRLEGFVSNKDQSYEDPIEELLYAVFVVSSENATVAELAKTLQADLYQLQAAASFACRLGWAVKLLDTDSALRDSSATGLPSNVLGDDEEGSRMSINSERSCPELLSSDCDGPRKISGTAYVGFIVDANVTSYLMMGSLSPGLKSHAVTLYEAGKLGYSCIVDLCNDLASLEGKKFEGVLQEFANHAFSLRCFLECLLSGGTSPNESSDGNCQDDLSSPLSKKSIEEGADNVVGNNGSQHGDTPQQEYPTVDSEASSPSSIISRGMESVAENDFDSRQMVTQNDNSQATELDGPAVRKTKRNYRVNILRCESLASLAPSTLERLLLRDYDIVVSMIPFPPSSVLPSTAGPVHFGPPSYSSMTPWMKLALYTSGSCGPLSAVFMKGQRLRLLPEPLAGCEKALIWSWDHSVVSGLGGNFEENLVRGGLLLHYLNSMTRHSAVIVQPLGIKDLDESGNLVTMDVPLPLKNADGSITSALAGTDLPEGQMSNLTALLEDLSSKVELSTVGYLRLVRLHRVSESSEPPEKESYEWIPLNLEFGIPLFNPKLCERICERVVNSNMLQKDDLTEHYESMQTVRKRLRELCTEYQATGPTARLLNQRGGSKNSPRQLQLINIVSGRWSPFHDPSSPTQEGTSPGEHVRLKLGRRQKCFTEVLSFDGSILRSHALTPVYEAATRSVTEDQPSPSPKTDSEDSDTKDVVLPGVNLIFDGAELHPFDIGACLHARQPLSLIAEASAASLAMK
- the LOC123181733 gene encoding protein FAM91A1 isoform X2 — translated: MQQQMAATVEEQMMVKAIRDECPWETLPKRIQAALVSKDEWHRRIVDYCIRKRLPWNNCFARKVCKEGEYYEDLLRYLCRNLALYPYHLADYICRVMRISAFKYYCDVLFEAMKNEQPYDSIPNFSAADALRITGVGRNEFIDIMNKCKSKKIMWKLSKSIAKELLPAQPADLAIEPWWGVRFVNFTLEEFKKRRGILRCASLSRGPFQRLLYAVFVVSSENATVAELAKTLQADLYQLQAAASFACRLGWAVKLLDTDSALRDSSATGLPSNVLGDDEEGSRMSINSERSCPELLSSDCDGPRKISGTAYVGFIVDANVTSYLMMGSLSPGLKSHAVTLYEAGKLGYSCIVDLCNDLASLEGKKFEGVLQEFANHAFSLRCFLECLLSGGTSPNESSDGNCQDDLSSPLSKKSIEEGADNVVGNNGSQHGDTPQQEYPTVDSEASSPSSIISRGMESVAENDFDSRQMVTQNDNSQATELDGPAVRKTKRNYRVNILRCESLASLAPSTLERLLLRDYDIVVSMIPFPPSSVLPSTAGPVHFGPPSYSSMTPWMKLALYTSGSCGPLSAVFMKGQRLRLLPEPLAGCEKALIWSWDHSVVSGLGGNFEENLVRGGLLLHYLNSMTRHSAVIVQPLGIKDLDESGNLVTMDVPLPLKNADGSITSALAGTDLPEGQMSNLTALLEDLSSKVELSTVGYLRLVRLHRVSESSEPPEKESYEWIPLNLEFGIPLFNPKLCERICERVVNSNMLQKDDLTEHYESMQTVRKRLRELCTEYQATGPTARLLNQRGGSKNSPRQLQLINIVSGRWSPFHDPSSPTQEGTSPGEHVRLKLGRRQKCFTEVLSFDGSILRSHALTPVYEAATRSVTEDQPSPSPKTDSEDSDTKDVVLPGVNLIFDGAELHPFDIGACLHARQPLSLIAEASAASLAMK
- the LOC123181733 gene encoding protein FAM91A1 isoform X6, which codes for MCQFIQRTVSEADLYQLQAAASFACRLGWAVKLLDTDSALRDSSATGLPSNVLGDDEEGSRMSINSERSCPELLSSDCDGPRKISGTAYVGFIVDANVTSYLMMGSLSPGLKSHAVTLYEAGKLGYSCIVDLCNDLASLEGKKFEGVLQEFANHAFSLRCFLECLLSGGTSPNESSDGNCQDDLSSPLSKKSIEEGADNVVGNNGSQHGDTPQQEYPTVDSEASSPSSIISRGMESVAENDFDSRQMVTQNDNSQATELDGPAVRKTKRNYRVNILRCESLASLAPSTLERLLLRDYDIVVSMIPFPPSSVLPSTAGPVHFGPPSYSSMTPWMKLALYTSGSCGPLSAVFMKGQRLRLLPEPLAGCEKALIWSWDHSVVSGLGGNFEENLVRGGLLLHYLNSMTRHSAVIVQPLGIKDLDESGNLVTMDVPLPLKNADGSITSALAGTDLPEGQMSNLTALLEDLSSKVELSTVGYLRLVRLHRVSESSEPPEKESYEWIPLNLEFGIPLFNPKLCERICERVVNSNMLQKDDLTEHYESMQTVRKRLRELCTEYQATGPTARLLNQRGGSKNSPRQLQLINIVSGRWSPFHDPSSPTQEGTSPGEHVRLKLGRRQKCFTEVLSFDGSILRSHALTPVYEAATRSVTEDQPSPSPKTDSEDSDTKDVVLPGVNLIFDGAELHPFDIGACLHARQPLSLIAEASAASLAMK
- the LOC123181733 gene encoding protein FAM91A1 isoform X7; translated protein: MSINSERSCPELLSSDCDGPRKISGTAYVGFIVDANVTSYLMMGSLSPGLKSHAVTLYEAGKLGYSCIVDLCNDLASLEGKKFEGVLQEFANHAFSLRCFLECLLSGGTSPNESSDGNCQDDLSSPLSKKSIEEGADNVVGNNGSQHGDTPQQEYPTVDSEASSPSSIISRGMESVAENDFDSRQMVTQNDNSQATELDGPAVRKTKRNYRVNILRCESLASLAPSTLERLLLRDYDIVVSMIPFPPSSVLPSTAGPVHFGPPSYSSMTPWMKLALYTSGSCGPLSAVFMKGQRLRLLPEPLAGCEKALIWSWDHSVVSGLGGNFEENLVRGGLLLHYLNSMTRHSAVIVQPLGIKDLDESGNLVTMDVPLPLKNADGSITSALAGTDLPEGQMSNLTALLEDLSSKVELSTVGYLRLVRLHRVSESSEPPEKESYEWIPLNLEFGIPLFNPKLCERICERVVNSNMLQKDDLTEHYESMQTVRKRLRELCTEYQATGPTARLLNQRGGSKNSPRQLQLINIVSGRWSPFHDPSSPTQEGTSPGEHVRLKLGRRQKCFTEVLSFDGSILRSHALTPVYEAATRSVTEDQPSPSPKTDSEDSDTKDVVLPGVNLIFDGAELHPFDIGACLHARQPLSLIAEASAASLAMK
- the LOC123181733 gene encoding protein FAM91A1 isoform X3, with product MQRGGILRGFVALSLQKSSNYICRVMRISAFKYYCDVLFEAMKNEQPYDSIPNFSAADALRITGVGRNEFIDIMNKCKSKKIMWKLSKSIAKELLPAQPADLAIEPWWGVRFVNFTLEEFKKLSEEETIAIDKICKEEVNSYVLFDPEVINCLYRRGGVYFDVPVYPEDRFRVSRLEGFVSNKDQSYEDPIEELLYAVFVVSSENATVAELAKTLQADLYQLQAAASFACRLGWAVKLLDTDSALRDSSATGLPSNVLGDDEEGSRMSINSERSCPELLSSDCDGPRKISGTAYVGFIVDANVTSYLMMGSLSPGLKSHAVTLYEAGKLGYSCIVDLCNDLASLEGKKFEGVLQEFANHAFSLRCFLECLLSGGTSPNESSDGNCQDDLSSPLSKKSIEEGADNVVGNNGSQHGDTPQQEYPTVDSEASSPSSIISRGMESVAENDFDSRQMVTQNDNSQATELDGPAVRKTKRNYRVNILRCESLASLAPSTLERLLLRDYDIVVSMIPFPPSSVLPSTAGPVHFGPPSYSSMTPWMKLALYTSGSCGPLSAVFMKGQRLRLLPEPLAGCEKALIWSWDHSVVSGLGGNFEENLVRGGLLLHYLNSMTRHSAVIVQPLGIKDLDESGNLVTMDVPLPLKNADGSITSALAGTDLPEGQMSNLTALLEDLSSKVELSTVGYLRLVRLHRVSESSEPPEKESYEWIPLNLEFGIPLFNPKLCERICERVVNSNMLQKDDLTEHYESMQTVRKRLRELCTEYQATGPTARLLNQRGGSKNSPRQLQLINIVSGRWSPFHDPSSPTQEGTSPGEHVRLKLGRRQKCFTEVLSFDGSILRSHALTPVYEAATRSVTEDQPSPSPKTDSEDSDTKDVVLPGVNLIFDGAELHPFDIGACLHARQPLSLIAEASAASLAMK
- the LOC123181733 gene encoding protein FAM91A1 isoform X4 — protein: MQRGGILRGFVALSLQKSSKQPYDSIPNFSAADALRITGVGRNEFIDIMNKCKSKKIMWKLSKSIAKELLPAQPADLAIEPWWGVRFVNFTLEEFKKLSEEETIAIDKICKEEVNSYVLFDPEVINCLYRRGGVYFDVPVYPEDRFRVSRLEGFVSNKDQSYEDPIEELLYAVFVVSSENATVAELAKTLQADLYQLQAAASFACRLGWAVKLLDTDSALRDSSATGLPSNVLGDDEEGSRMSINSERSCPELLSSDCDGPRKISGTAYVGFIVDANVTSYLMMGSLSPGLKSHAVTLYEAGKLGYSCIVDLCNDLASLEGKKFEGVLQEFANHAFSLRCFLECLLSGGTSPNESSDGNCQDDLSSPLSKKSIEEGADNVVGNNGSQHGDTPQQEYPTVDSEASSPSSIISRGMESVAENDFDSRQMVTQNDNSQATELDGPAVRKTKRNYRVNILRCESLASLAPSTLERLLLRDYDIVVSMIPFPPSSVLPSTAGPVHFGPPSYSSMTPWMKLALYTSGSCGPLSAVFMKGQRLRLLPEPLAGCEKALIWSWDHSVVSGLGGNFEENLVRGGLLLHYLNSMTRHSAVIVQPLGIKDLDESGNLVTMDVPLPLKNADGSITSALAGTDLPEGQMSNLTALLEDLSSKVELSTVGYLRLVRLHRVSESSEPPEKESYEWIPLNLEFGIPLFNPKLCERICERVVNSNMLQKDDLTEHYESMQTVRKRLRELCTEYQATGPTARLLNQRGGSKNSPRQLQLINIVSGRWSPFHDPSSPTQEGTSPGEHVRLKLGRRQKCFTEVLSFDGSILRSHALTPVYEAATRSVTEDQPSPSPKTDSEDSDTKDVVLPGVNLIFDGAELHPFDIGACLHARQPLSLIAEASAASLAMK